From Nerophis lumbriciformis linkage group LG09, RoL_Nlum_v2.1, whole genome shotgun sequence, one genomic window encodes:
- the LOC133607067 gene encoding odorant receptor 131-2-like, with amino-acid sequence MHVMNSSSGVNQVTFQMSPAKVLLSILPCLLFIYINGVMLVTLLRKPHLLESSRYILFGHLLLTDTLQLLLAMLLYIFAITIVSMVNHLCMLVVQLAAIAVKTSPLNLAVMSLERYVAICLPLRHANIVTIRTTRIAIVVMWSMASLDSFVQLLLFVRLENSSFVMSQYCSRNNVWRLKIYTTIDTIFTILYFLIVGVIIFFTYIAIIFAVRSASTTVREASKARNTVMLHMFQLCLCLTSTLFNMIYTGGLLNLKPDMELNFHYALFVGLIIFPKFLSPLIYGLRDTTFTHVFCNYFTFGCNRNVQS; translated from the coding sequence ATGCATGTCATGAACTCGTCGTCCGGTGTAAATCAGGTGACGTTCCAAATGTCACCTGCTAAAGTGCTGCTGTCCATACTGCCATGTCTTCTTTTCATCTACATCAACGGGGTCATGCTGGTGACCCTGCTGAGAAAGCCTCACCTGCTGGAGTCTTCTCGCTACATCCTCTTCGGCCACTTGCTCCTCACCGACACCCTCCAGCTGCTGCTCGCCATGCTGCTGTACATATTTGCCATCACCATAGTCTCCATGGTCAATCACCTCTGCATGCTGGTGGTGCAACTGGCGGCCATCGCTGTGAAAACGTCCCCGCTGAACCTGGCCGTGATGTCGCTGGAGCGCTACGTGGCCATTTGTTTACCGCTCAGGCACGCCAACATTGTCACCATCAGGACAACACGCATCGCCATCGTTGTCATGTGGTCCATGGCCTCCTTGGACTCCTTCGTCCAGCTGTTGCTCTTCGTCAGGCTGGAGAACAGCAGCTTCGTCATGTCCCAATACTGCAGTAGAAACAACGTGTGGCGACTGAAGATTTACACCACCATAGACACCATCTTTACCATACTTTATTTTCTGATAGTGGGCGTCATTATCTTCTTTACGTACATCGCAATAATTTTTGCCGTCAGGTCAGCTTCCACAACTGTTCGGGAAGCCAGCAAGGCTCGGAATACGGTGATGCTTCATATGTTTCAGCTGTGTTTGTGTCTCACCTCCACGCTCTTCAACATGATTTACACAGGCGGCCTGTTGAACTTAAAGCCCGACATGGAGCTTAATTTTCACTACGCTCTCTTCGTAGGCCTCATTATCTTCCCCAAATTTCTAAGCCCGCTCATATACGGCCTCAGAGATACTACATTCACACACGTCTTCTGCAACTATTTCACCTTTGGCTGCAATCGCAACGTTCAGTCTTAA
- the LOC133607115 gene encoding odorant receptor 131-2-like, giving the protein MNVSFEVNQVPMLQEHMKVLMSMLPCLLFICINGVMLVTLLRKPHLLESSRYILFGHLLLTESLQLLLAMLLYIFAITTATMINHLCMLVVQLAAVTVKMSPLNLAVMSLERYVAVCLPLRHANIVTIRTTRIAIVVMWSMASLDSFVQLLLFVRLENSSFIVSPHCGRHNVWRLKIYATIDAIFIIINFVIVSIVIFYTYIAIIFTVRSASTNVRNASKARNTVMLHMFQLCLCLTSTLFNMIKSGGPLILKPGLHFQYAFFLGLIVFPKCLSPLIYGLRDNTFRHAFRDYFTFGCKRSVLSLS; this is encoded by the coding sequence ATGAACGTGTCGTTTGAAGTAAACCAGGTACCGATGCTCCAGGAACACATGAAAGTGCTGATGTCCATGCTGCCATGTCTTCTTTTCATCTGCATCAACGGGGTCATGCTGGTGACCCTGCTGAGAAAGCCTCACCTGCTGGAGTCTTCTCGCTACATCCTCTTCGGCCACTTGCTCCTCACCGAGTCCCTCCAGCTGCTGCTGGCCATGCTGCTGTACATCTTTGCCATCACCACCGCCACCATGATCAATCACCTCTGCATGCTGGTGGTGCAACTGGCAGCCGTCACTGTGAAAATGTCCCCGCTTAACCTGGCCGTGATGTCACTGGAGCGCTACGTGGCCGTTTGTTTACCGCTCAGGCACGCCAACATTGTCACCATCAGGACAACGCGCATCGCCATCGTTGTCATGTGGTCCATGGCCTCCTTGGACTCCTTCGTCCAGCTGTTGCTCTTCGTCAGGCTGGAGAACAGCAGCTTCATCGTGTCCCCACACTGCGGGAGACATAATGTGTGGCGACTAAAGATTTACGCCACCATAGACGCCATCTTTATCATAATTAATTTTGTGATAGTGAGCATCGTTATCTTCTATACATACATTGCTATCATTTTTACTGTCAGGTCAGCTTCCACAAATGTTCGGAACGCCAGCAAGGCTCGGAATACGGTGATGCTTCATATGTTTCAGCTGTGTTTGTGTCTCACCTCCACGCTCTTTAACATGATAAAATCTGGCGGCCCGTTAATCTTAAAGCCCGGTCTTCATTTCCAGTACGCTTTCTTTTTAGGTCTCATTGTTTTCCCCAAATGTCTAAGCCCGCTCATATATGGCCTGAGAGATAACACCTTCAGACACGCCTTCAGGGACTATTTCACCTTTGGCTGCAAAAGGAGTGTTCTGTCTTTATCTTGA